The stretch of DNA GATTGAATTATTACGTACGCACGTATGTAACTTATACTCTTTGAATTCCTTTAATTGTCCTGCATATCTATCTGATCACAGCTGCCCATCTACCAAATGTGGATTTAGATCGATCCagacaaactttttttttttttttaatttgaaacttGGAACATGCAGGCCTCTCATTGCATGATCCGACGTCCTGGAAGATGCTACTAAAAAGACTGGTGCATTTTGTATagacaacaaaataaaataaaaaatcacgtCGATCGGCAGCTTTCTCAAATGGTTGATGTCttctaatttataattacaaCTTCTGACTTTTCGATTATTGGATGAAAAACTGTGTGCTTTAGACTATAGTTCTTCGGATGAAGAGAGGAGGTCAAGGAAACAAGCTGGCGTTTAAAATTCATGCAAGGTGGCATATTCTAGAACGGCCACGAAGGCAGACACGGTTCGAAACGTCAACTCCTCAATCTTATCTTCCAGAAGTTGGGAGTAGATGATATCATTAATTCAAGCAGTCTTTTCGAGACTTTTGACTCTGAACGTTTTTAATTCTGTTTCACTACACGTATACAGATGGAACTCTTCTTTGGGGCAACACATGAACAAACTTCATGCTATAAATATCTCAACCCTTTCCCTTTATATAGGCATGTTCCATAAATCTTTCTCCCAAAATACTTGTTTTTGAAGCTCTTTTCCTACCCCCCAAAACTTGAAACTTCCCAAGTTCACACCTGATCGAACTACATTAATATTGAAATGGCTTCTCGCATCAGCTTCTTGCTAGGACTCCTCGCTGTGTCTTTTACCGTCAGTACCTTGGCATCTGACCCAGGCCCTCTTCAAGATTTCTGCGTTGCAGATAAAACAAGTTCAGGTACGTACAAAACGAAACATAATTAGCATCAAATATGTTTCCACCTTTGTCATGATCGCAAGTTTTGCTTCTCCATATCCATTTCCTAACTgtactttaaattaattaggCCATGCtcatgtatttatatatgtgcGAGTCTTTTTAGTTCATAATTTACatgattcttttctataaatGGCAGTTCTAGTGAATGGTTTGGTCTGCAAGGATCCCAATCTGGTTCAAGCCGATGACTTCTTCTTCAGTGGACTACATATAGCAGGCAACACAACAAACGCCCCATTCGGGGCAAGGCTGACACCGGTGACTGTAGCCCAAGTAGGAGGGCTAAACACGCTTGGCATCTCCATTTCCCGCGTTGATTACGCACCCGGGGGTATGAACCCACCTCACACCCACCCTCGAGCCACCGAAATCATAACAGTCTTGGAAGGAAACGTCGAAGTTGGTTTTGTCACATCCAACCCGGTCAACCGTCTCATCACAAAGGTGCTAGGAAAGGGCGATGTCTTTGTCTTCCCCATCGGTCTCGTCCACTACCAAGTAAATGTAGGTTCTACGAATGCCGTTGTCATTGTTGCTCTGAACAGTCAAAACCCTGGTATTGTCTCAATTCCGAATGTGTTGTTTGGGTCTACGCCAGAAATCGCAAGTGACATTCTTGCAAGGGCCTTCCAAGTTGATAAGAACGTTGTCGATGATATCAAATCCAAGTTCTAGACAAGTGATagtagaatatgattactagaTCAACATGAAAGAACAACTGATCTAGCTTCCAACTGGTGATCTCCAGCAGTTTGGGTATTTTGTATGCCTGTCACAGAAGTTTGAGGCTTTCTGGCTTTCTCTATTCTTTTGTGCATTACTTTATCTTTAAGCAaatggttattttttttatattttctgacattgatgtcatatatatatatagtgtattcaATAAAAACGAATTTTAGATTGAATACAGGCCGTGATGATCTTCAGCctcattaatattaattaagcaTGGCACGTACGTACCCGTCTTTCCTATGGAAACTACACATAAATTGAGcgttattctaataataaatttggaTCATATCAGCCATTAATACGATGGACGGAAATGGTCTCCAAGATGGGGCGCTAGCTGGAATTTAGAGGTTTCCCTAATTGTAAATCATGCCATCTGGGTTAACGTCTGCAAATTGCATTGCTTCCATAGAGGGAAATTAGTAACCATGGTTGATTAATACTAGTACTGGTGTTGACTTTATCgatcgctagctagctaggaaagtaagctagctaattaattactgCAAAAAAAGGCCCATTTGCCGGCATTTATTCTAATGGCATTTATGTAAATGCCGGTAAAAATAGTAATTTGCCGACGTTTTGTTTATGCATCGATACATATATAGCGGCGCATATGCCCATTTGCCGACGTTTTGTTTGCTTAAACCCAGCCGAAATTTATAGCTATTTAGCGGCATTTATAGCTATGGATATGCCGAGAAAATAGAAATTTCGGCATATCCAGAAAATTTCTATCTATTTAGCGGCATTTATAGCTATgtcgagaaaataaaaatttaaccaCGTTTCATTTTACGCcagtaatttaatatatatttatcgaCATTTGCATAAATTAAcgttaataaattatatacaattagCGGCGTGTAGATTAGCAGCACTTATGGATATGCCGAGAAAATAGATATTTAACGACATTTCATTTTTACGCAGGTAATTCATGTATATGCAATTGTCGGCGTGTGCATAAACGTCAATAAAGTAGAGAAGAGTTAGTGGCGTTTATATTAGAGGCgcttatatatatgtcaaaaaataataatttattgacGTTTCATTTATATTACTGGCATTTATACAAATGTCGGTAAATGGACATTTAATTACATTTCGCTTTGAAGTAGCTTgtagttaattatatttatatttagtattagtataaataacaatatatatataataatatatagtaatatcaTATATTGATATAGTGTTTGATTatgtatgttagtgataatatgctaATGTATGTATACCCGATATCAATTTtgtatattaagatttataagattaattttatgttatattaaatattatattaattttatgttattagattattattattcttgaatactaagattttaaaatttaatgttatattaattaaaatttagtatataataaaaactattttatataaattatatataaaaattttgtataatataaaaaatcatataaaacatattttatataatatgataaattatatatatatatatatatatatatatacgaaccggtccggtgttagaaaatgaaaaagcaaAATCATACCGTTTCGACCGGTTTTAAAAAACATGAAACCAATATTGGGCCGAATCGATTTTGAATCGGACTGAATCCATTGGTTCAGTCTGGTTCACTAGTTTACCGATTTCTTTTTTCCTACGTAGACccaataaaaagttaaaaagaaaagaaaaatttaaaaactcattATTCTattctatgtatttttttcaatcattttctcATGTTTTGCAAAGTTTTTATCATGAGTGTTTTTTATCGGTGTTggtcaaatataatttttgtggtctatcatatataaagagattatacaaaaataatttcaaaaattgaattgGTTTTATGTGGTTTGTCGGATATACTTTACAATTTAAtgaatcacatcaatttataaaattattcttgtataatctctttaagattatagtatttttattttttattataactttttcatattttacagataaatatttgaaatatatatattaaaaaaaaaataagtgcgacatattttagttttaaaagttgGCGGCAATTAGACTCTAGCGCTCATTTTCCTTAGTTAATTTTCACCTTGGCGCCGAATACTAGCTCCAAACACAATTTCAATattcatttgatttttaaatgcATTTCAAAGGTGGGGGCGTGCGGCAATAGTGGAGATGGGAAGTCTATTGGGTGGTTCAAGCACTACGAGCAAAAATACAGCGGTGCAGAACAGCCAAGAAAAGAGCCGTCCAATGTTCTTCTAAAACCCAAGAAGCACCGACGAAGAACTTTGAAGAAGTGAAAAGCTTCGTCAATGGAGTACTTGCTCTCCGTAAGCTTCTCTTCGCCTCTCCTCTCTGTAATCCACGAATCCAACTTCAGGTAAAAAAGTTAATACTCTTTAGTACTGAAGCAGTCTTTCAAAATTTCCTCTCTCAAACCctatttggttgctgagaaaatgtCAGGAAAGAAAACTTTCGATTcttcaaggaaaaaataaaagaaaggacaAACTTTTCAATGTCTTCGAGAGGTAAAAGACCTGCTTGCCTGAAAAAGAATTCAGACAAGTTACAGCTACATTACTATGCTgggttgagtttttttttcccccttgaaaccaaaacaaacatacTCGGAATTTTTGCTTCTTACTTTCTTCACATTTTCTCGAGAACCGAACTTGTGGAAAGAATGAGAACTGACTCATTCAGATGGTGTATTTATTTCTGGGCTCTTTTCTAATATGCTTATCTTAGTACCCAGTTGATTGATAATTGTGGTCGTTACCCACGTCAAATTTCTCTACACTCCGTGATCACGTTTGTTTTACAGAGTGCTTTTTTTTGGACATTGCAAAATTGTGCACAGGATGAAGGCTGTAAAGCTATTCATCATGGACTTGGCAGGATAGGAGAAAACTAGGGCTAAAGGAAAAGTTCTCGAGGAAGCTATATGATCAACAAGTCCCTCTCGCCTCTTGGGAATGTCATAAATGATCAACATCCTGTTTCATGTTTCCAAGCTTACTCGTATTCTACATGATGCACTTGTTGGTTTCCTAGCCTTCTCATCATACTAGTATCAACTTGTAGTTAATATCCAATCTTGTTTGTAATCTTGCAGGGTGGGGACTCCAGAACTGCTGTGTTGTGTTGTTGCTTATCGAGCCCTTCAGGCTTCAAATGCATCAGAGAACTAGTTAAGTTCTCTTTAGCATATTTTTTATGTCTTTATATGGGCAACTATTTCTAGAACGAGCGTTGTTTCATATAGTTGAGGGAAAGAATAGATAACAGAGCACAATTATTATGGAAAAAGATGTGCTTATCCATCCATAACAAGGgctgttgggaataactgtatatctaagactaactcgaagtatagtagcagaaataagcaaaagaaaatgctgacaatcacacagaaacgacaccaagatttaagtggttcggctCAAAGTGAGCCTAGGGGTCGGTATcagagatttcactatcaacaaagatggagtacagaagaataatacaaaacttctttcacaaagaagttatctctctagctctctaacttctctcaagaaatcactaaaacaaacaaaaaatgatttcGGAAGTCTAAAAACAAATGGGGGCGccgtttgatatttatagaaacagtgagaattcacttctgtgaacattggctcgagcgaacactcgagtgAGTGTCGAGCGAGCGTAGATCTTGGACATTTCGCTCAAGCTAACAGATGAGCGAtgttgagcgaagctctcggactgaatatcgctcgagctgaatgtcgagcgagtgtcgagcgagcgTAGATCTTGGACATTTCGCTCAAGCTAACAGATGAGCGAtgttgagcgaagctctcggactgaatatcgctcgagctgaatgtcgagcgagtgtcgagcgaagctctctgtctgattTTGCTCGAGCTGAATGAACCTACGCTCAAGCGAACATACGACACAACACTGTTTCAACTAAATTCATGCCACCtcttaacaaatctccaccttggcttgaactTTGCCAATTCCTACACAAAAAACCTCTGACCACAAAACCAATCCCCATCACCAAATCCCTTACGGGAATCACAAAATGcgaacaccaatcaagtccaaacagagtttgaacttgtatactgcaactggctttgtcatcatatctgctggattctcaGTAGTAGCAATCTTCAGAATTTGTATAACACCCCTTGTAACaatctctctgagaaaatgatacctgacatcaatgtggttcgttctctcatgatacatttgatttttggtcaaatgtattgcactctgactgtcacagaATACTGAAATCCCATCTTGCTATAATCCCAAATCATTGATCaagcctttcaaccaaatggcctccttaacagcctctgctgctgccatgtactctgcctctgtagttgataaagcaacagtggattgcagtgttgctttccaactgATAGTAGACCCacacaaagtgaaaacataacctgtcaatgatcttcttatatctaagtctccagcataatttgaatcaacaaaaccagtaactttggaactgagatcaacatctctatcaaatattaagcCAAAGTTCAAAGCTCCtctcaaatacctgagtatccatttcacagcctgccaaTGAGTCTTACTTGGATTAGCCATATACCTACTACGCTCACTgcctgtgaaatgtctggacgagtgcaaaccattgcatacattataCTGCCAACTGCACTGGAATAAGGAACACTCGCCATGAACCGTTCCTTCtcatctgtctgaggagatagggaagctgaaagtttaaagtgtgtagcaagtggtgtacttactggtttggaatcaaatattccaaatctctgaagaactttctcaatgtactttccctgggacaagtacaacttcccagctttcctatctctgaagatttccatccccaaaatcttctttgcagcacctaagtctttcatttcaaactcatttctgagttgggtctttaacaaaccAATGTCAGATATGCCTCTAGcagcaataagcatatcatcaacatatagtaacaaataaatgaaagacttatcaTATAACtccttatgataaacacaactatcatagttacttctcaaataaccatgatcaatcataaatgaatcaaaacgtttataccattgccttggagactgcttcaaaccatataatgatttcttcaatctgcacacGTGATCTTCTTTACTTTCAACAATGAATCCCTCTGgctgatgcatataaatggtcTCGTCAAGCTCACCATGTAGGAACGCTGTTTTAACTTCAAGTCGTTGTAGCTCTAGgtcatacaatgctactatagcaagtagcattctgatcgaactgtgtttcacaactggagagaagacttcattgaagtcgatgccttctctctgACTGAAGCCTTTAGCAACTAAGCGCGCCTTGTATCTTGCATCTGTGTCACCCTagattccctcttttcttttgaagacccatttgaagccaacagtcttcaccttctttggcaacaaaaccaaatcccatgtttggtttttgtgaagagactcaatctcttcaaTCATAGCTGCGCACCACTGTGCAGATTCTTTGCTCTTGACAGCTTCTGAATAACTGGAAGGCTCCTGACCAATAATATTCTCTGCCAtagtaagagcatacatcactatatctgcatgagcatatctctgaggtggtctaatctgcTTCTTCTGTCTACCAGTAGCTATATTGTAGTCTTGCTCACCTTGTGCGCCGCTATTCGAATCAGAGTTATGCTCAtctgcaatagcatgatcttgggcgCCACTGGGCAGCCCTTGTGGCGCTTCCACCTGAAACTCCACTTGCTTTCCAATATCCTGTTCTTTTCTTGTAGACACAGTACTCTCCTTTCTCGGATTAAGcatagatttttcatcaaatacgACATCCCTACTGATCACAAACCTAGGTGATTTAGGATCAGTACACCACAACCTAAATCCCTTCACCCCActggcatacccaatgaatatgcctttctttgcccttggctcaagttttccatcCCTACCATTGCCTTGGAGACTGCTTCAAACCAAACAAACTGGTCTGCAAACCGCAAGTGAGATTAGTGAAGAAGGGGTCATTATCAAACTACCACATTTAAACCTCTTGAGTTGACTAatatcaaattcataatcttgatgcattgaaaatatcaatttatgagcAAATTTGAATCCTCATAACTTCTTACAATCCCAATCATCTACTTTCTTGATGGAAAATGCCTTAGTTTAGGAAGTACCATAAGATGTAAAGAGAAGCCGATAAGACCATAAAGCCGATACAGACAAGCAGCATCACAGAAACCACAAATGCACAACTGATGTTAATAACTTCTATAAGACCATAAAGAAAATGCAATAATATAAGACCATAAAGACTTTGTGCAGTCCTACCAATAATATGAGACCATAGACGACCATAAAGCATCTAGGATTCTAGCCCCCAGTCCTGCCATTGCTACTCAAGAAAATGCAATAATATAAGACCATAAAGACTTTGTGCAGATTTATTTTAGACTCAGTGCAGATTTATTTTAGAccataataaataagatttttgtaaattgCAACTCATTTCATCCTAATCACTTAAGTTGTCATTTAGGCTGGACTTTCTATCATCtttcttgtatctttaattCCTGTATCTTccagtttctttctttcttaaagtTGCTCAGTTTGTCTTTCCCCCATTGTCTTACTGGTTTCATTTAAGTGAGGCTACATGGCAGTATTATAGCTTATGAGATGATATTCTTTCATTTCAACAAGTGTTGCCATTTTCTATTCAACATAGATACAGGGGACCAATAGCAAAAGGCAAAATGGCAATGGGGGCCTTGGTTATTTGCACCCAGAGAACCAATAGCAGAAGGCAAAATGGCCCAACATGAACTTCTGGAGTTGATTCCACACCATACAAGTGTAAAGGTGCCATTCTGCTTGCAGCCTCTATTAAGCATCTAtgctcacttctctctctctctcagaattTTTTACtagatttttttggtttggtttggttttctaCCATCATTTCCTCCTTTGCTTCAGATATAACTTCTTGTTTTGGTGAGTCTTCATGGTTTTTCCTCTCTTGCAttgatttgtttgttttagCCGACAAAAGTTAGGTGCTTTTCTTAATAATTTCCCTTCCTGagtttctctttttccctctaGAATTTGGTTTTCTGGAAATTCACGTGTTGATCCTTTCTGGGTCGTTTTCCAGACTTTTGCTGATTTCCCAGACTTTTCTTGCTTCGCATTACCATGCAATGCTTAAATTAGCAAATCCACAAACCAAACGCCAAGCTGAATAAACTCAGCTTTGTCTGACGACTTGCTTTCCCTCAATAGCATGAGCAAGACGGGACTAATTAGATGGGCCAAGTGGTGGGTGGTACAATCTTTTAAATCTACATAAGTTGTATACAACGGCGAAGTAGTCATTAGGCTTGCATAAGTTGTATTCATCTTATCTCCTTAAAACTCTCTTCCTTATTAAAgccttctctttatttttggaGCAGGTAGAATGGGTCGAACACCAGAAAAATGTAACCTCCagattaaaaatatgtcatatatCCTTTTTGGAGTGGAACGTGTAAAGAGTTGCAAGTTGGTCAGATTCAACGACAAGGTCTCCCTTTTTTAGAGATTGTGGTACTCTATTTGGATTACttgaatacattttttttttataatttatgtattacTTGGAGAATCACCTGTTTAGgccttatcttttttttttatagtttattttttcctaacAACAAGAGGAAGAGgccaataatactttttattagtttttttttttcccaaagaggtgaaataaatataattgttagatagttatggagctgtgaagggactgttttgatttattactcaataaatagcagtatattagattggttattaaatgttggatatatgttccttttgtttaggtggtgttactattagagttctggctcaaggtgttgataataggaagaagtcaggtaagcgggggttcatatactagttttgtataaaacaaataaaatgaggttgaccttgaaaaataagcatgtttgctttgaaaagagatgatctgaaaacaacctcagatgtttattctgcatatgcataaattctatttaagagaaagtgtttttctgtcatgactggtgtagacatgagctagttttgtgcactttatttctgaactatgtaaaagagcgaatatgaaaatctagaagttttgttatgaacaaatgagaatattttgtttatgtttatctcaaacatgtgaaatgatctgaagcttttcagtattttattttggaatgatgtgtcatctgaaaaccttggcatgaagttctgattctgtatatgattgtaatcggattttcgatgaaatctgttctgtttctgttaaggcccagccacgggtataatggtggtttataaccctaccacgggggtgaaacatggtatacggcccagtcacgggtataatagtagtttataaccctatcacgggggtgaaacatggaaaatggcccagccacaggtataatggtggtttataaccctaccacgggggttaaacatgctattgtcccgatgtgatattaaacgatgatatggttataatgtttcagtgtagaaatgccaacggattctctttttggaataagtttatttttctaaaaatttcgctctaatgtttttgtacaagttttgtttctgcattctgaaagtaaatgttttgttcggcttatcaaatgttataaatgctcatgtttacatgctagtatatgctctctacttgctgagttgttgataactcaccccgttaatcttcataatatttcagatgacatcgatggttcagctgaggatcagtattagagtctatggagaagattagcagtgatttgttgttgggtatctcatgatattagtgttggtgttgcaggttaattaattttttttcttaagtttgattcaatggatttagacggtttattgagacttatgttaatgttatattatttctagttgttaaattgagacatgaagaagagttgattttatttgggttgttggattgaatattggataaatgagtttatatggtttatttaattcaagtatttatgtttgatttgaggtttgggaaaatataaattcttgaatttggaagtactctagccttgttagagttgattatcaggttatatgagttaactctccggaccctcggggacggggtgttacagtttcAATCTTAGGCTGCTCACAGCATACAAACGAAGAGCATAAGGAGATGCCCATGCACTAAACATTTGCATCTACACTCAATGCCCCTTGTAAACCTTTCCAGCATACAAAAGAAACTCTAAGAGGAATGACAGGATCCCAAACAAACTTTGCCCACCTTACTTCCTCATTCT from Juglans regia cultivar Chandler chromosome 4, Walnut 2.0, whole genome shotgun sequence encodes:
- the LOC109021913 gene encoding putative germin-like protein 2-1; this encodes MASRISFLLGLLAVSFTVSTLASDPGPLQDFCVADKTSSVLVNGLVCKDPNLVQADDFFFSGLHIAGNTTNAPFGARLTPVTVAQVGGLNTLGISISRVDYAPGGMNPPHTHPRATEIITVLEGNVEVGFVTSNPVNRLITKVLGKGDVFVFPIGLVHYQVNVGSTNAVVIVALNSQNPGIVSIPNVLFGSTPEIASDILARAFQVDKNVVDDIKSKF